One window of the Chryseobacterium camelliae genome contains the following:
- a CDS encoding FtsW/RodA/SpoVE family cell cycle protein, whose protein sequence is MNEQTTESRFEFLKGDKVLWMVILVISIFSIFPVYSASSNLEYIVNNGTTTGHVIKHMFFVVLGLVIMRLVGTIKYEYIGKLSSILLGLMIILLIITIFTGQTIDGASASRWLKIPGTPISFQPSSFAFLMLVIYLCRYLTKKITRERLPIENIMYIFGPILLVFVLVAKDNGSTALMILMVSVIVLIVGQLHWKYIAGFISSSFVAIALFLLVALNTNLIGGNRVHTWMSRVETFTSSKAKSADVDDESVKAKNYQVMQAKAAIVHGGITGMGPGKSALKQMLPQSASDFIFAIIVEEYGVIGAAFLISMYLIMMIRIVMIASKMPAFFGSLLVLSLGVMIFIQLSVNIAVAVNLIPVTGQPLPLISYGGTSMLVTYLQLGIILNISSRIQIYDEEGMGKKQSIAEINDIA, encoded by the coding sequence ATGAACGAACAGACCACAGAAAGCAGATTTGAATTTCTAAAGGGCGATAAAGTGCTTTGGATGGTGATCCTTGTGATTTCCATCTTCTCTATCTTCCCGGTATATTCCGCGAGTTCAAATCTCGAATACATCGTTAACAACGGGACCACTACCGGCCACGTTATCAAACACATGTTCTTTGTGGTACTGGGACTGGTCATCATGAGGCTGGTAGGAACCATAAAATACGAGTACATCGGAAAGCTCAGCAGCATCCTGCTCGGCCTGATGATTATTCTGTTGATTATCACCATATTTACCGGACAGACCATCGACGGGGCGAGTGCTTCCCGGTGGCTGAAGATCCCGGGAACACCGATCTCATTCCAGCCTTCGTCATTTGCCTTTTTAATGCTGGTGATTTACCTGTGCAGGTACCTGACCAAGAAAATAACCCGCGAACGGCTCCCGATAGAGAATATCATGTACATTTTCGGGCCTATCCTCCTCGTTTTTGTGCTGGTCGCCAAAGACAACGGTTCTACGGCACTGATGATCCTCATGGTTTCCGTTATCGTGCTGATCGTAGGACAGCTGCACTGGAAATATATTGCCGGATTCATTTCATCCTCTTTCGTTGCGATCGCACTGTTCCTTCTGGTGGCACTGAATACCAACTTGATCGGCGGGAACAGGGTACATACCTGGATGAGCCGTGTAGAGACCTTTACTTCCAGCAAGGCCAAATCTGCCGATGTGGATGACGAAAGCGTCAAGGCCAAAAACTACCAGGTCATGCAGGCGAAAGCCGCCATTGTACATGGTGGGATTACAGGAATGGGACCGGGGAAAAGTGCGTTGAAGCAAATGCTCCCGCAGTCAGCCTCTGACTTTATCTTTGCCATCATTGTGGAAGAATATGGCGTGATAGGCGCGGCATTCCTCATCAGCATGTACCTCATTATGATGATCAGGATCGTGATGATCGCCAGTAAAATGCCGGCCTTTTTCGGCTCGCTGCTGGTGCTCAGCCTGGGTGTGATGATTTTTATACAGCTTTCGGTGAACATTGCCGTGGCAGTCAACCTCATTCCGGTCACCGGGCAGCCGCTGCCGCTCATCAGCTACGGGGGAACCTCCATGCTGGTGACCTACCTGCAGCTGGGAATCATCCTCAACATCAGTTCGAGGATACAGATCTATGATGAAGAAGGCATGGGAAAAAAACAGAGTATTGCAGAGATCAATGACATTGCATAA
- a CDS encoding cell division protein FtsQ/DivIB — MKNKYRILKIAVTVIILGFLLSFSLKRFSSQKITDNKISVKLSEKTPVYFIDEKDILAIVKKENPSGKVGDLNIPVLEQKIKALPAVDSANVYLNLNGKLNLDIRQRVPVFRLNTNGRDFYVDEKGVEFPISKTYSHPSMLVTGDVKPDEYRELAELVEKIDKDDFSKKFFIGISKIKENYYLLTSEGNYKVEIGDLDHIEFKVKGFKTFVEKYLVYQDPEKYSMVSVKYQNQIVTTLNPYFKENDSILKAGKMELAKVPVTMPHTEKKTEAKPKTADRKPSQPAKTKTAAKQKAKAKEQPKKTKKKEAAKPKTKAKIKIE, encoded by the coding sequence ATGAAAAATAAATACAGAATATTAAAAATTGCGGTCACAGTGATCATTCTGGGGTTCCTGCTGAGCTTTTCACTGAAAAGGTTCAGCAGTCAGAAGATTACGGATAACAAGATTTCTGTAAAACTGAGTGAAAAGACGCCGGTATATTTCATCGATGAAAAAGATATCCTGGCTATTGTAAAAAAGGAAAACCCATCCGGGAAAGTTGGTGACCTCAACATTCCGGTTCTGGAACAGAAAATCAAGGCGCTGCCTGCTGTAGACAGTGCGAATGTGTACCTGAATCTGAACGGGAAGCTGAACCTGGATATCAGGCAGAGGGTACCGGTTTTCAGGCTCAATACGAACGGAAGGGATTTTTATGTTGATGAGAAAGGGGTGGAGTTTCCGATCTCCAAAACCTACTCCCATCCTTCCATGCTGGTTACCGGCGATGTGAAGCCTGATGAATACAGGGAGCTGGCTGAGCTGGTGGAAAAGATCGACAAAGATGATTTCAGTAAAAAATTCTTTATCGGTATCTCAAAAATTAAAGAAAATTATTATCTTCTTACCAGCGAAGGGAATTATAAGGTGGAAATCGGGGATCTGGACCATATCGAGTTTAAGGTAAAAGGGTTTAAAACGTTTGTGGAGAAGTACCTCGTGTATCAGGACCCTGAAAAATACAGCATGGTTTCCGTGAAATACCAGAACCAGATCGTCACCACGCTGAATCCTTACTTCAAGGAAAACGACAGCATCCTGAAAGCGGGTAAGATGGAGCTGGCCAAGGTTCCGGTTACGATGCCGCATACGGAAAAGAAAACCGAAGCAAAGCCTAAAACGGCAGACAGGAAGCCCTCACAGCCCGCCAAAACCAAAACTGCAGCAAAGCAGAAAGCAAAAGCAAAGGAACAGCCGAAGAAAACAAAAAAGAAGGAAGCGGCAAAGCCGAAAACCAAGGCTAAAATAAAAATAGAATAG
- the murG gene encoding undecaprenyldiphospho-muramoylpentapeptide beta-N-acetylglucosaminyltransferase → MNRKLKVLLSGGGTGGHIFPAIAIADEIRKRFPDADFLFIGANGKMEMEKVPQAGYSIEGIDIAGINRGNLLSNLGLPFKILNSLSRSKAIIKKFAPDLAIGTGGFASGPALYEAAKISIPVFIQEQNAHAGVTNKILSKKARAVFTAYPKVEGFPAEKIHFLGNPIRSTIVSGMKDTAAAKQEMGLNPDQLTILSVGGSLGSRTLNNAWKAHLKDIISKDYQLIWQTGKLDYKEIAEETKNIAGDNIRILEFIKDMETAYSAADIIVSRAGAIAISELAVARKPVLLVPFPFAAEDHQTKNAMTLVEKNAARMVRDSEMQEKFWSTLSEICEDEALRREMSQNLQYFAKPDAAKEIVEEIIKKL, encoded by the coding sequence ATGAACAGAAAACTAAAAGTATTGCTATCCGGCGGAGGAACAGGAGGACATATCTTCCCGGCCATTGCCATCGCAGATGAGATCCGAAAAAGATTTCCGGATGCAGATTTTCTGTTCATCGGGGCCAACGGGAAAATGGAAATGGAAAAAGTCCCGCAGGCCGGTTACAGCATTGAAGGGATTGATATCGCAGGCATCAACAGGGGCAACCTGTTGTCCAACCTGGGGTTGCCTTTTAAAATCCTGAACAGCCTGTCCAGATCCAAGGCGATCATCAAAAAATTTGCCCCGGATCTTGCCATCGGTACGGGAGGCTTTGCCAGCGGTCCCGCTCTGTACGAAGCCGCTAAGATTAGTATCCCTGTTTTTATTCAGGAGCAGAATGCCCATGCAGGAGTAACCAACAAAATTTTAAGCAAGAAAGCCAGAGCGGTATTTACAGCCTACCCGAAAGTGGAAGGTTTTCCGGCAGAAAAGATACACTTCCTGGGAAATCCTATCCGGTCCACCATTGTATCCGGAATGAAAGATACGGCGGCAGCCAAACAGGAAATGGGACTGAATCCTGATCAGCTAACCATCCTTTCCGTAGGCGGATCCTTAGGATCTAGGACCCTGAACAATGCCTGGAAAGCCCATCTGAAGGACATCATCAGCAAAGACTACCAGCTGATCTGGCAAACGGGAAAGCTGGATTACAAAGAAATTGCGGAAGAGACCAAAAATATAGCTGGCGATAACATCCGCATCCTTGAATTCATCAAAGATATGGAAACCGCCTATTCGGCAGCGGATATCATTGTTTCCAGAGCCGGAGCCATTGCCATTTCAGAACTGGCAGTAGCCCGGAAACCGGTCCTGTTGGTGCCCTTCCCTTTTGCAGCGGAAGACCATCAGACCAAAAATGCCATGACGCTGGTGGAAAAGAATGCCGCAAGAATGGTAAGAGATTCCGAAATGCAGGAAAAGTTCTGGAGTACCCTTTCAGAAATCTGCGAAGATGAAGCATTAAGAAGAGAGATGTCTCAAAACCTGCAGTATTTTGCCAAGCCGGATGCAGCCAAGGAGATTGTGGAAGAAATAATAAAGAAACTGTAA
- the murC gene encoding UDP-N-acetylmuramate--L-alanine ligase: MNRLETYQNFYFVGIGGIGMSALARYFHASGKKVLGYDKTNTKLTRQLMEEGIDIVFEDLIDERITDLDQDQTLVIYTPAIKMLGILDYFSAHGFEVKKRAKVLGLITENTDCIAVAGTHGKTTTSTLVSHLCREADLPFSCFLGGISENFRSNFLYNGSQYSVVEADEYDRSFLNLSPDWAVITSTDADHLDIYGDKDTIEEGFRQFAALVPDDRQLFVRKGIEIGRDHRTYAVNEKADYFSDNLRMEHDKIYFDFHTPEETVQDFVWEIPGIHNVENATVALAILHHLGVDFGTLKKAIASFKGIKRRYTKHIYQNGKIYIDDYAHHPTEINAVLGSVKTFYPDKKLLVVFQPHLFSRTRDFADGFAESLSQPDELILLDIYPARELQENFEGITSEWLLEKVTLDKKEVSSLGDAFGRIKEKEFDILLTIGAGNIDTLYDPVCEWMNASVQSAG, translated from the coding sequence ATGAACAGATTAGAAACATATCAGAATTTTTACTTCGTCGGGATTGGAGGCATCGGCATGTCTGCTCTGGCACGCTATTTCCATGCTTCCGGCAAAAAAGTTCTCGGGTACGATAAAACCAATACCAAACTGACCCGGCAGCTGATGGAGGAAGGAATCGATATTGTTTTTGAAGATCTGATCGACGAAAGGATCACTGACCTTGATCAGGATCAGACCCTGGTCATCTATACCCCGGCAATTAAAATGCTGGGTATCCTGGATTACTTCAGTGCCCATGGTTTCGAGGTTAAAAAAAGAGCCAAAGTCTTAGGCCTGATCACAGAAAATACAGACTGCATCGCTGTGGCCGGTACCCATGGCAAGACCACTACTTCTACATTGGTCTCGCACCTTTGTAGAGAAGCTGACCTTCCGTTCTCCTGTTTTCTGGGCGGAATTTCTGAAAATTTCCGGTCCAACTTCCTGTATAACGGCAGCCAGTACTCCGTAGTGGAAGCTGATGAATATGACAGGAGTTTCCTGAACCTCTCCCCCGACTGGGCTGTAATCACCTCTACGGATGCAGACCACCTGGATATTTACGGGGACAAAGATACCATTGAAGAAGGTTTCAGGCAGTTTGCCGCTCTGGTACCGGATGACAGACAGCTTTTTGTAAGGAAAGGCATTGAAATAGGACGGGACCACCGGACGTATGCCGTGAACGAAAAAGCAGATTATTTTTCTGATAACCTGCGCATGGAACATGATAAGATTTATTTTGACTTCCATACACCGGAGGAAACCGTACAGGATTTTGTCTGGGAAATTCCGGGGATCCATAATGTGGAAAATGCTACCGTGGCATTAGCCATACTTCATCATTTAGGCGTGGATTTCGGAACGCTGAAAAAAGCCATTGCCAGCTTTAAAGGCATTAAAAGAAGGTATACAAAACATATTTATCAGAACGGTAAGATTTACATTGATGATTATGCCCATCATCCCACGGAAATCAATGCCGTACTGGGATCGGTAAAGACATTTTACCCGGATAAAAAGCTGCTGGTGGTCTTTCAGCCGCACCTGTTCAGCCGTACCAGGGATTTTGCAGACGGATTTGCAGAAAGCCTGAGCCAGCCGGATGAGCTGATCCTGCTGGACATTTACCCGGCAAGGGAGCTCCAGGAAAACTTTGAAGGCATCACCTCTGAATGGCTGTTGGAAAAAGTAACCCTGGATAAGAAGGAGGTATCTTCTTTAGGGGATGCATTCGGCAGGATAAAGGAAAAAGAATTTGACATCCTCCTTACGATAGGTGCCGGGAATATCGATACCCTGTACGATCCTGTCTGTGAGTGGATGAATGCTTCTGTACAGAGTGCAGGATAA